In one window of Duganella dendranthematis DNA:
- a CDS encoding pseudouridine synthase, with protein MPLILFNKPFQVLCQFSAQDGKATLADHLTIPNIYPAGRLDYDSEGLMLLTDDGKLQHAIAHPDHKEGKTYLVQVEGVADAAALAKLQAPLNLGDFVTQPCKAVRIAEPEWLWPRNPPIRQRADQPTSWLAITLQEGKNRQVRRMTAAVGLPTLRLVRTAIGGISLATHPLMPGEWIEVAPQALKS; from the coding sequence ATGCCTCTGATTCTCTTTAACAAACCTTTTCAAGTGCTGTGCCAGTTTTCGGCGCAGGACGGCAAGGCCACGCTGGCCGACCATTTGACCATTCCCAACATCTACCCTGCCGGCCGGCTCGACTACGACAGCGAAGGTCTGATGCTGCTGACCGACGACGGCAAGCTGCAGCACGCGATTGCGCATCCGGATCACAAGGAGGGCAAGACTTATCTGGTGCAGGTGGAGGGCGTGGCCGATGCGGCGGCGCTGGCGAAGCTGCAGGCGCCGCTCAATCTGGGCGATTTTGTGACGCAGCCGTGCAAGGCGGTGCGCATTGCCGAACCTGAATGGCTGTGGCCGCGCAATCCGCCCATCCGCCAACGCGCCGATCAGCCGACCAGCTGGCTCGCGATTACGCTCCAGGAAGGCAAGAACCGCCAAGTGCGGCGCATGACGGCGGCGGTGGGATTGCCGACGCTGCGGTTGGTGCGCACCGCGATCGGCGGGATTTCGCTGGCCACGCACCCCTTGATGCCGGGCGAGTGGATAGAAGTGGCGCCACAAGCACTGAAATCCTGA
- the rpsT gene encoding 30S ribosomal protein S20 has protein sequence MANTAQARKRARQAVKQNAHNSSQRSTLRTAIKAVRKAIQAGDKAAATTIFQSSVSTIDSIADKKIIHKNKAARHKSRLAAALKALSA, from the coding sequence ATGGCAAATACCGCACAAGCGCGCAAACGCGCTCGTCAAGCAGTTAAGCAAAACGCTCACAACTCGTCGCAACGTTCGACCCTGCGCACCGCGATCAAAGCAGTGCGTAAAGCGATCCAAGCTGGCGACAAAGCAGCTGCGACGACCATCTTCCAATCGTCGGTTTCGACCATCGACAGCATCGCTGACAAGAAGATCATTCACAAAAACAAGGCAGCTCGCCATAAGAGCCGTCTGGCAGCTGCCCTGAAAGCACTGTCCGCTTAA
- the icd gene encoding NADP-dependent isocitrate dehydrogenase translates to MSQHIQVPADGQKITVNADFSLNVPDNPIIPYIVGDGTGRDVTPVMLKVVDAAVAKSYGGRRQIKWMEIFAGEKSTQVYGPDVSLPEETLAAVKDYVVSIKGPLTTPVGGGFRSLNVTLRQKLDLYVCLRPVRYFTGVPSPLKEPEKTNMVIFRENSEDIYAGIEFAQGSDGAKRLIDFLVKELGVNKIRFPETSGLGIKPVSVEGTERLMRKAIQYAIDHDKPSVTIVHKGNIMKYTEGGFRDWAYALAQKEFDAELIDGGPWCKVKNPKTGRDILIKDSIADAFLQQILLRPAEYSVIATLNLNGDYMSDALAAQVGGIGIAPGANMSDSVAMFEATHGTSPKYAGKDYVNPGSLILSAEMMLRHMGWTEAADLIIKAMGKAITSKHVTYDFARLMENAVQVSCSGFGDVVIEQME, encoded by the coding sequence ATGTCCCAACATATCCAAGTACCGGCGGACGGCCAGAAAATTACCGTCAACGCGGATTTTTCCCTGAATGTACCAGATAACCCGATCATTCCCTATATCGTTGGCGATGGCACCGGCCGTGACGTCACGCCGGTGATGCTGAAAGTGGTCGATGCGGCAGTGGCCAAGTCCTACGGTGGGCGTCGTCAGATCAAGTGGATGGAGATTTTCGCCGGTGAAAAATCGACCCAGGTCTATGGTCCGGACGTGTCCCTGCCCGAGGAAACCCTGGCGGCGGTCAAGGATTATGTGGTCTCGATCAAGGGCCCGCTGACCACGCCGGTGGGCGGCGGCTTCCGCTCGCTGAATGTGACGCTGCGTCAGAAGCTGGACCTGTACGTGTGCCTGCGTCCGGTGCGCTATTTTACCGGTGTGCCGTCGCCGCTGAAAGAGCCGGAAAAAACCAATATGGTGATCTTCCGCGAAAACTCGGAAGACATCTACGCCGGCATCGAATTCGCGCAGGGTTCGGACGGCGCCAAGCGTCTGATCGATTTCCTGGTCAAGGAACTGGGCGTCAACAAGATCCGCTTCCCTGAGACTTCCGGCCTGGGCATCAAGCCGGTATCGGTGGAGGGCACCGAGCGCCTGATGCGCAAGGCGATCCAATATGCCATCGACCATGACAAGCCATCGGTGACGATTGTCCACAAGGGCAACATCATGAAGTACACCGAAGGCGGCTTCCGTGACTGGGCCTACGCGCTGGCGCAGAAAGAATTCGACGCCGAGTTGATCGACGGCGGCCCATGGTGCAAGGTCAAGAATCCGAAGACCGGCCGCGACATCCTGATCAAGGATTCGATCGCCGACGCCTTCCTGCAGCAGATCCTGCTGCGTCCGGCCGAGTACAGCGTGATCGCCACCTTGAACCTGAACGGCGACTACATGTCGGACGCGCTGGCGGCGCAAGTCGGCGGCATCGGCATCGCGCCGGGCGCGAATATGTCGGACTCGGTGGCGATGTTTGAAGCGACCCACGGCACCTCGCCGAAATACGCCGGCAAGGATTACGTGAATCCTGGCTCGCTGATCCTGTCGGCGGAAATGATGCTGCGCCACATGGGCTGGACCGAAGCGGCCGACCTGATCATCAAGGCCATGGGCAAGGCCATCACCTCCAAGCACGTCACCTACGACTTTGCGCGCCTGATGGAAAACGCGGTGCAGGTCTCGTGTTCCGGCTTTGGCGACGTGGTGATTGAGCAGATGGAATAA
- a CDS encoding acyltransferase family protein, translating to MENNSALAGEPNHLPWLDGLRGMAALWVLLSHLLILTGGQYIPLLSWGDLAVDLFMLLSGFLMAHNYIARKSKEPWQSSRTVYQFWLRRFFRIAPLYYPVLLVALMVGPEMGHFRHAIAQVWPNTGTAPTRYSDQGIDNALMHFSFLFSFVPHYAFRTALPDWSIGLEMQFYLFFPLIMIAFSRLSPVIATGLLVGLCLFIRMFFRDFINAFPMPAFLSIKLYVFLIGIWIAHARAERSMLPGLMVSIGLAMFWLLLERSQVAVTRVLLVVGMFYLMNNGTLPGSTAVAAVTLRLRRAFSCRLAMFMGETSYSVYLTHLLLAIPLAGLCASHAGFVELHFAARLGIVAVIVIPASYALGWVLYNLVEKPGIQLGRQVMARLGTRLAV from the coding sequence ATGGAGAACAATTCAGCGTTAGCGGGTGAGCCGAATCACCTGCCATGGCTAGACGGCCTGCGCGGCATGGCGGCGCTGTGGGTGCTGCTGTCCCACCTGCTGATTCTTACCGGCGGCCAGTACATTCCGTTACTATCCTGGGGCGACCTCGCGGTCGATTTGTTCATGTTGCTGTCGGGCTTCCTGATGGCACATAACTACATCGCGCGCAAGAGCAAGGAGCCTTGGCAGTCATCGCGCACTGTGTATCAATTCTGGCTGCGACGCTTCTTCCGCATTGCACCACTCTATTACCCGGTGCTACTGGTGGCACTGATGGTCGGCCCTGAGATGGGCCATTTCCGCCATGCGATAGCGCAAGTCTGGCCGAACACTGGCACTGCCCCGACACGCTACAGCGACCAAGGCATCGACAACGCCCTGATGCATTTCAGCTTCCTGTTCAGCTTTGTGCCGCACTATGCGTTCCGCACTGCACTGCCAGACTGGTCGATCGGCCTGGAGATGCAGTTTTATCTGTTTTTCCCGCTGATCATGATAGCGTTCTCGCGACTATCTCCCGTGATAGCCACCGGACTGCTGGTGGGCTTGTGCCTCTTCATCCGCATGTTTTTCCGCGATTTCATCAACGCCTTCCCTATGCCGGCGTTCTTGTCGATCAAGCTGTATGTCTTCCTGATCGGCATCTGGATTGCCCATGCGCGCGCCGAGCGCAGCATGCTGCCGGGATTAATGGTTAGCATCGGGCTGGCGATGTTTTGGCTGCTGCTGGAACGCTCGCAGGTTGCCGTCACCCGCGTGCTGCTGGTGGTAGGCATGTTTTATTTGATGAACAATGGCACGCTACCGGGCAGCACGGCGGTAGCCGCCGTGACATTACGCCTGCGGCGGGCATTCTCCTGCAGACTGGCCATGTTCATGGGCGAGACTTCCTACAGCGTCTACTTGACGCACTTGCTGCTTGCGATCCCGCTGGCTGGCTTGTGCGCGAGCCATGCCGGCTTCGTCGAGCTGCATTTTGCCGCCCGTCTCGGCATCGTGGCCGTCATCGTCATCCCTGCCAGCTATGCGCTGGGCTGGGTGCTGTACAACCTGGTCGAGAAACCAGGCATCCAGCTCGGCCGGCAAGTAATGGCGCGACTGGGCACTCGACTGGCCGTGTAA